From the Chitinolyticbacter meiyuanensis genome, one window contains:
- a CDS encoding NADP-dependent oxidoreductase encodes MSTTNRRILLAAHPHGLPKPTDFRLDTEPVPTPADGQVLLRTLYLSLDPYMRNLMEEIGPGYALPVPLGTPMVGGTISRVVASRHPRLKEGQLVLAQAGWQDYALSDGGGLFLLGELEQPSLALGGLGMPGFTAYVGLLDIGQPKPGETVVVAAATGAVGAVVGQLAKLKGARAVGIAGGADKCRYAVEVLGFDACLDRHDPNWAEGLAAACPDGIDVYFESVGGEVLDAVLPLLNLGARIPLCGFISHYNERTASGPDRLPRLLATLLPKRIRMQGFIIFDHYAERFEAFQRDMGTWVKTGEVKLREDVVDGLEAAPAAFIGLLQGRNFGKLVVRVAED; translated from the coding sequence ATGAGCACGACCAACCGCCGCATCCTGCTGGCCGCCCACCCGCACGGCCTGCCCAAGCCGACCGATTTCCGCCTCGATACCGAGCCTGTGCCGACCCCAGCCGACGGCCAGGTGCTGCTGCGCACGCTGTACCTTTCGCTGGACCCGTACATGCGCAACCTGATGGAGGAAATCGGCCCCGGCTACGCGCTACCGGTGCCGCTGGGCACGCCCATGGTCGGCGGTACGATCAGCCGGGTGGTCGCATCGCGCCATCCGCGCCTCAAGGAAGGGCAGCTGGTGCTGGCGCAGGCCGGCTGGCAGGACTACGCGCTGTCCGATGGTGGGGGCCTGTTTCTGCTGGGCGAACTGGAACAGCCCTCGCTGGCGCTGGGTGGCCTCGGCATGCCGGGCTTCACTGCCTATGTGGGCCTGTTGGATATCGGTCAACCCAAGCCGGGTGAGACGGTGGTGGTGGCCGCGGCCACCGGCGCGGTCGGCGCCGTGGTCGGACAGTTGGCGAAATTGAAGGGCGCGCGCGCGGTCGGCATCGCCGGCGGTGCGGACAAGTGCCGCTATGCGGTGGAGGTGTTGGGCTTCGATGCCTGCCTGGATAGGCACGACCCGAATTGGGCCGAGGGCCTGGCTGCCGCCTGCCCGGATGGCATCGACGTGTATTTTGAAAGCGTGGGTGGCGAGGTTCTCGATGCCGTGCTGCCGCTGTTGAACCTGGGCGCGCGCATTCCGCTGTGCGGCTTCATTTCGCACTACAACGAGCGCACCGCCAGCGGGCCGGATCGCCTGCCGCGACTGCTCGCCACGCTGCTACCCAAGCGCATCCGCATGCAGGGCTTCATCATCTTCGATCACTACGCCGAGCGCTTCGAAGCTTTCCAGCGTGACATGGGCACCTGGGTGAAGACGGGAGAAGTGAAACTGCGCGAGGACGTGGTCGACGGACTGGAAGCTGCGCCTGCCGCCTTCATCGGCCTGCTGCAGGGCCGCAACTTCGGCAAGCTGGTGGTGCGGGTGGCCGAAGATTGA
- a CDS encoding methionine aminotransferase — protein MPLRSKLPDVGTTIFTVMSQLAQAHGAINLSQGFPDFAVDPALLAGANEAMAAGHNQYAAMPGLPALRQAIAAKLLACQGLVVDPNREITITAGATQALYTAIATVLHASDEAIVFDPCYDSYVPAITAQGARAVRVPLRQPDFAVDWEAVAAAITPRTRLIIVNNPNNPATSVLTVDDLNALSRLAERHDLMILADEVYEHLVFDDRPHHSVLAHPALRARSFAVYSFGKTFHATGWKVGYCVAPPALTEELRKLHQFLVFSVNTPMQHALAAHLANAQHWQALPGFYQAKRDRLASHLIAAGFALLPCHGSYFQLADYSAIRPDLNDLAFAHWLTVTHGVATIPLSPFYAEPPQRRLVRFCFAKTDETLAQAGARLAALAQR, from the coding sequence ATGCCCCTGCGCTCCAAGCTGCCCGATGTCGGCACCACCATCTTTACCGTAATGAGCCAGCTTGCGCAGGCGCATGGCGCGATCAACCTGTCGCAGGGTTTCCCGGATTTCGCTGTCGATCCCGCCCTGCTCGCCGGTGCGAACGAGGCCATGGCAGCCGGCCACAACCAGTACGCCGCGATGCCCGGTCTGCCGGCGCTGCGCCAGGCCATCGCCGCCAAGCTGCTGGCATGCCAGGGCCTGGTCGTCGATCCCAACCGCGAGATCACCATCACCGCCGGGGCAACACAGGCACTCTACACCGCCATCGCCACCGTGCTGCATGCCAGCGACGAAGCCATCGTGTTCGATCCCTGTTACGACAGCTATGTGCCCGCCATCACCGCCCAGGGCGCGCGCGCCGTGCGGGTGCCGTTGCGCCAGCCCGATTTCGCCGTCGATTGGGAGGCGGTTGCCGCCGCCATCACGCCACGCACCCGGCTCATCATCGTCAACAACCCGAACAATCCCGCGACCAGCGTGCTCACCGTTGACGACCTAAACGCACTCTCCCGGCTCGCCGAGCGGCACGATCTCATGATCCTGGCCGACGAGGTGTACGAACACCTGGTGTTCGATGACCGGCCACATCATTCCGTCCTGGCACACCCGGCGCTGCGCGCCCGCAGCTTTGCCGTGTATTCATTCGGCAAGACCTTCCACGCCACCGGCTGGAAAGTAGGCTACTGCGTGGCGCCGCCAGCGCTGACCGAGGAGCTGCGCAAGCTGCACCAGTTCCTGGTGTTCTCGGTGAACACGCCCATGCAGCACGCACTCGCCGCCCATCTTGCCAATGCCCAACACTGGCAGGCGTTGCCGGGTTTCTATCAGGCCAAGCGCGACCGGCTGGCCAGCCACCTCATCGCCGCCGGTTTCGCCTTGCTGCCCTGCCATGGCAGCTACTTCCAGCTGGCCGACTACAGCGCCATCCGGCCGGATCTGAACGATCTCGCTTTTGCCCACTGGCTGACGGTAACCCACGGCGTCGCCACCATTCCACTCTCGCCCTTCTACGCCGAGCCGCCACAACGCCGCCTGGTGCGCTTCTGCTTCGCCAAAACGGACGAGACGCTGGCGCAGGCCGGCGCCCGCCTCGCGGCCTTGGCTCAGCGGTGA
- a CDS encoding DUF2325 domain-containing protein encodes MQAYIVGADTLGNIPQVLAEYGIRIGHHVTGRNPSHQRTPHGIKGMDIVILFTDFLGHNVMRNYRDAAEKQNVRFIACRRSVCALTQTLERIGAPRCADCPQRLH; translated from the coding sequence ATGCAAGCCTATATCGTCGGCGCCGATACCCTCGGCAACATACCGCAGGTCCTGGCCGAATACGGCATCCGGATCGGCCACCACGTGACCGGACGCAACCCGTCGCACCAACGCACGCCCCATGGCATCAAGGGCATGGATATCGTCATCCTGTTCACCGATTTCCTCGGCCACAACGTGATGCGCAACTACCGTGATGCGGCCGAGAAACAGAATGTGCGCTTCATCGCCTGCCGCCGCTCGGTGTGCGCGCTGACGCAGACGCTGGAGCGCATCGGTGCGCCACGCTGCGCCGACTGCCCGCAACGGCTGCACTGA
- a CDS encoding MFS transporter has protein sequence MTYATCNEQAPDPITHAAAPPSVASAHWPAVVSLALGVFGLVTAEFLPASLLTAMASDLNISDGAAGQAVTATALVGAVAAPSIPLLTRNFDRKRVMVALTVLLLFSNVLAVFAASLPVLLAARVMLGVALGGFWSMAAALAMRLVPEHQFARAMSLILTGVSVATVCAAPVGAWMGELWGWRSAFVAAGAVSVITLLAQLFTMPALPPRDNPNLRVLGELLTRPGVRVALLAVLLVISGHFAGFTYIRPLMENVTHLSVGTISAILLGYGIGGFFGNFAGGWIAERSERQAIVVGGGLIAVLAASLLLAGSSMVVTAVAVVLWGFAFGAFPVGFQTWIVRAAPDQAEGAGGLLVAAFQIAIASGAIGGGLLVDHIGALGGPAFAVATLTLGTLLTLRYGPRPART, from the coding sequence ATGACTTACGCCACTTGCAACGAACAGGCTCCTGACCCCATCACGCACGCGGCTGCGCCGCCTTCTGTCGCGAGCGCGCACTGGCCCGCCGTGGTTTCGCTGGCGCTGGGCGTGTTCGGCCTTGTAACCGCCGAATTCCTGCCTGCCAGTCTGCTCACCGCCATGGCAAGCGATCTGAACATCAGCGATGGCGCGGCCGGCCAAGCCGTGACCGCCACCGCGCTGGTCGGCGCCGTCGCCGCGCCATCGATCCCGCTGCTCACGCGCAATTTCGACCGCAAGCGGGTGATGGTGGCGCTCACCGTGCTGTTGCTGTTCTCCAACGTGTTGGCCGTATTTGCCGCCAGCTTGCCCGTGCTGTTGGCCGCCCGCGTGATGCTGGGCGTGGCGCTGGGCGGCTTCTGGTCGATGGCGGCCGCGCTGGCGATGCGGCTGGTGCCGGAACACCAGTTTGCCCGCGCCATGTCGCTGATCCTCACCGGGGTGTCGGTGGCCACCGTGTGCGCGGCGCCGGTGGGCGCCTGGATGGGCGAGCTGTGGGGCTGGCGCAGCGCCTTTGTCGCCGCCGGCGCAGTCAGCGTGATTACCTTGCTAGCGCAGCTCTTCACGATGCCGGCGCTGCCACCACGCGACAACCCCAACCTGCGCGTGCTGGGCGAGCTGCTCACCCGCCCCGGCGTGCGCGTCGCGCTGTTGGCGGTGCTGCTGGTGATCTCCGGGCACTTCGCCGGTTTCACCTATATCCGCCCGCTGATGGAGAACGTCACCCACCTGTCGGTCGGCACCATTTCGGCCATTTTGCTGGGCTACGGTATCGGAGGCTTCTTCGGCAATTTCGCCGGCGGCTGGATCGCCGAGCGTAGCGAGCGCCAGGCCATTGTGGTCGGCGGCGGCCTGATCGCCGTGCTGGCTGCCAGCCTGCTGTTGGCGGGCAGCTCGATGGTCGTCACCGCCGTGGCCGTGGTGCTGTGGGGCTTTGCCTTCGGCGCCTTCCCGGTGGGTTTCCAGACCTGGATCGTGCGCGCTGCGCCAGACCAGGCCGAGGGCGCCGGCGGCCTGCTGGTGGCGGCGTTCCAGATTGCCATCGCCAGCGGTGCCATCGGTGGCGGCCTGCTGGTGGATCACATCGGCGCGCTGGGCGGCCCGGCCTTCGCCGTCGCCACACTGACCCTGGGCACGCTGCTGACGCTGCGCTACGGCCCGCGCCCGGCCCGCACCTGA
- a CDS encoding thioredoxin family protein, with protein sequence MKTQAIFYHAGCPVCITAEQGLAHALDPQQYTLEVVHLGEDKARVAEAEAAGVRSVPALVLGGQAFHINFGADLAALK encoded by the coding sequence ATGAAAACCCAGGCTATTTTCTACCACGCCGGCTGCCCGGTCTGCATTACTGCTGAACAGGGTTTGGCCCATGCGCTTGATCCGCAGCAATACACTCTGGAGGTGGTGCACCTTGGCGAGGACAAAGCCCGCGTGGCCGAGGCCGAAGCGGCCGGCGTGCGCTCGGTGCCGGCCTTGGTGCTGGGCGGGCAGGCCTTCCATATCAACTTTGGCGCCGATCTGGCGGCGTTGAAGTAA
- a CDS encoding FMN-binding negative transcriptional regulator, with the protein MYTPSHFAAPSTEDMHALITAQPLGTLVVCTANGLDANPIPLELDRAAGPWGTLHGHVARANPLWHSFDPQVEALVIFQGPDAYISPSWYPSKAESGKVVPTWNYVTVHAYGTLRVIDDAAWLRAQLEALTARHEAGFATPWQVADAPAGFIDKLLPAIVGIEISISRLQGKWKASQNQPRDNQLGVIEGLRGQDEPQATAMAALVAQHRKP; encoded by the coding sequence ATGTACACCCCCTCGCACTTCGCCGCCCCCAGCACCGAGGATATGCATGCGCTGATCACCGCGCAGCCGCTCGGCACCCTGGTGGTCTGTACCGCCAATGGCCTCGACGCCAATCCCATCCCGCTGGAGCTCGACCGGGCGGCCGGACCGTGGGGCACGCTGCACGGCCATGTGGCGCGGGCGAACCCGCTGTGGCACAGCTTCGATCCGCAGGTGGAGGCACTGGTGATCTTCCAGGGGCCGGATGCCTACATCAGTCCCTCCTGGTATCCGAGCAAGGCTGAGAGCGGCAAGGTGGTGCCAACCTGGAACTACGTGACTGTGCACGCCTACGGCACACTGCGCGTGATCGACGATGCGGCGTGGCTGCGGGCACAGCTGGAAGCGCTGACGGCGCGGCACGAAGCAGGGTTTGCCACGCCGTGGCAGGTGGCCGATGCACCGGCGGGCTTCATCGACAAGCTATTGCCCGCCATCGTCGGCATCGAGATCTCGATCTCGCGGCTGCAGGGCAAGTGGAAGGCCAGCCAGAATCAGCCGCGCGACAACCAGCTTGGCGTGATCGAAGGCCTGCGTGGCCAGGATGAGCCGCAGGCGACGGCCATGGCGGCGCTGGTAGCGCAGCACCGCAAGCCCTAG
- a CDS encoding dienelactone hydrolase family protein — protein MSQTPLAQAVQPASPTQIHTDATGLVEGDIRIDAPAGPYNAYRAAPQGLGPYPVVLVIHEIFGVHEHIRDVARRFAKLGYLAIAPELFERQGDVKQLANIEEIRPVVASVPDEQVLADLDAALAWATQHGGDIDRVAVTGFCWGGRITWLYAAHQPRLKAAVAWYGRLVGESTANQPRFPLDVAGKLLAPVLGLYGGADTGIPLDTVAQLQQALAKVGSVSTVHVYPDTPHAFYADYRPSYRAEAAADGWQRLQAWFKQHGV, from the coding sequence ATGAGCCAGACCCCGCTCGCCCAGGCCGTACAACCGGCCAGCCCCACCCAGATCCACACCGACGCCACCGGTCTCGTCGAGGGCGACATCCGCATCGACGCACCGGCCGGCCCCTACAACGCCTACCGCGCCGCCCCGCAAGGCCTGGGACCGTATCCGGTGGTGCTGGTGATCCACGAAATCTTTGGTGTACACGAACATATCCGCGACGTGGCGCGGCGGTTTGCCAAGCTGGGTTACCTCGCCATCGCGCCCGAGCTGTTCGAGCGCCAGGGCGATGTGAAGCAGCTGGCCAATATCGAAGAGATCCGCCCCGTGGTGGCCAGCGTGCCGGACGAGCAGGTGCTGGCCGACCTCGATGCCGCGCTGGCCTGGGCTACGCAGCACGGCGGTGATATCGACCGCGTGGCGGTCACCGGCTTTTGCTGGGGTGGCCGCATCACCTGGCTGTATGCGGCGCACCAGCCCCGGCTTAAGGCTGCCGTAGCGTGGTATGGCCGGCTGGTTGGCGAATCGACGGCTAACCAGCCGCGCTTCCCCCTTGATGTAGCCGGCAAACTGCTGGCGCCGGTGCTGGGCCTTTATGGCGGCGCCGATACCGGTATTCCGCTCGATACGGTGGCGCAGCTGCAGCAGGCACTGGCCAAGGTGGGCAGCGTCTCTACGGTCCACGTCTACCCCGATACCCCCCACGCCTTTTATGCCGACTACCGACCGAGCTACCGCGCCGAAGCGGCCGCCGATGGCTGGCAGCGGCTGCAGGCGTGGTTCAAGCAGCACGGCGTTTGA
- a CDS encoding winged helix-turn-helix transcriptional regulator produces the protein MNDKKNSRTGASIYGQLEDVVGCKWSVSVLLAVADGITRPGALERAIEGISTKVLSERLRKLGQYGLISKTSYAELPPRTEYALTDYGRQLIDILSQIRQLDSRIGTGKAQSHDAG, from the coding sequence ATGAACGACAAAAAAAATTCGCGCACCGGCGCATCAATCTATGGCCAGCTGGAAGACGTGGTCGGCTGCAAATGGTCAGTTTCCGTGCTGCTGGCGGTGGCAGACGGCATCACCCGCCCTGGCGCGCTGGAACGCGCGATTGAGGGCATCTCCACCAAGGTATTGTCCGAACGGCTGCGCAAGCTCGGGCAATATGGCCTCATCAGCAAGACCAGCTACGCCGAACTGCCACCACGCACCGAATACGCACTCACCGATTACGGCCGACAACTGATCGATATTCTCAGCCAGATTCGCCAGCTGGATAGCCGTATCGGCACCGGGAAAGCGCAATCGCACGACGCGGGTTAG
- a CDS encoding glutathione S-transferase family protein: protein MTIIITAFERSPDGGKGLARDTRVRWALEEVGLAYAVRPVSFQAMKEAAHLALHPFCQIPTYEEGDFALFETGAIVFHIAERHAGLWPFESEARARAIMWMFAALSTVEPPILELANATLLERDKPWSQERLPLVQDRVRDRLRQLAARLGEASWLDGAFSAGDLLMVSVLLRLRSSGLLDEFANLAAYVARGEARPAYQRAFTAQLAINAPKPSAG from the coding sequence ATGACCATCATCATCACTGCTTTCGAGCGTTCGCCAGACGGTGGCAAAGGCTTGGCCCGCGATACGCGGGTGCGCTGGGCACTGGAGGAAGTGGGGCTAGCCTACGCAGTTCGTCCTGTGTCTTTCCAAGCGATGAAGGAGGCAGCGCATCTGGCGCTGCATCCTTTTTGCCAGATTCCAACGTACGAGGAAGGCGATTTCGCGCTGTTCGAGACCGGCGCGATCGTGTTTCACATTGCCGAGCGCCATGCGGGATTGTGGCCCTTTGAATCGGAAGCGCGCGCGCGGGCAATCATGTGGATGTTCGCCGCGCTCAGCACCGTGGAGCCGCCGATCCTTGAACTCGCCAATGCCACATTGCTGGAGAGGGACAAACCCTGGAGCCAGGAGCGCCTGCCGCTGGTGCAGGATCGCGTACGCGATCGGCTGCGACAGCTTGCTGCCCGGCTCGGCGAGGCCAGCTGGCTGGATGGCGCATTCAGCGCCGGAGACCTGCTGATGGTGTCGGTGCTGCTGAGGCTGAGATCATCCGGCCTGCTGGACGAGTTCGCCAACCTCGCCGCCTATGTTGCCCGTGGTGAAGCAAGGCCTGCCTACCAGCGTGCTTTCACCGCGCAATTGGCGATCAATGCGCCCAAGCCATCCGCCGGCTGA
- a CDS encoding AraC family transcriptional regulator: MLDHLSEGLPKVSSELSSGVDTLTKVLLGLRLDGVEYGRCVLRAPWAVAFPAQREARFHFVARGGGWLCAPGMDWVRLNPGDAVLLPRGSAHVMASSPDVPAVAIDTLQRVPVADNIYLMRSNEADAAHAGAIEPATPADVMFCGVLRFNLDPLHPLMAMMPDVMRAGELAQRDPTVPALLEAMEREVALDRIGACGVLARLADVLAASIIRAWVECGCSDATGWIAAVRCPRIGKVIAAIHAEPERDWTVPALAQLMGASRSSFAEAFTRTMGESPAKYVAKVKMFQARQWIAREGMRIAVAANRLGYDSEASFSRAFKRILGHPPSSARLVRAR; this comes from the coding sequence ATGCTTGATCATTTGTCCGAGGGTTTGCCCAAGGTGTCTTCCGAGCTATCCAGCGGGGTCGATACCCTCACCAAAGTCCTGCTCGGGCTGCGCCTGGATGGGGTCGAATACGGCCGTTGCGTATTGCGCGCCCCCTGGGCGGTGGCGTTTCCGGCACAACGCGAGGCGCGTTTTCACTTCGTGGCGCGCGGTGGAGGCTGGCTGTGCGCGCCGGGCATGGACTGGGTCCGGCTCAACCCCGGCGATGCAGTGCTGCTGCCGCGCGGCAGTGCCCATGTGATGGCCAGCTCGCCCGACGTACCCGCGGTCGCCATCGATACACTGCAGCGAGTACCGGTGGCGGACAACATTTATTTGATGCGCAGCAACGAGGCGGATGCAGCCCATGCCGGAGCCATCGAACCCGCCACCCCGGCCGATGTGATGTTCTGCGGGGTATTGCGCTTCAATCTCGATCCGTTGCACCCCTTGATGGCGATGATGCCGGATGTAATGCGCGCAGGTGAATTGGCTCAGCGCGATCCCACAGTGCCGGCCTTGCTGGAGGCGATGGAGCGCGAAGTGGCGCTCGATCGCATCGGTGCTTGCGGCGTGCTGGCCCGTTTGGCGGATGTACTCGCTGCCAGCATCATCCGCGCCTGGGTGGAATGCGGCTGCAGCGATGCCACCGGCTGGATCGCCGCAGTGCGCTGCCCGCGTATCGGCAAGGTGATTGCGGCCATCCACGCCGAGCCGGAGCGGGACTGGACGGTGCCGGCGCTGGCCCAGCTGATGGGGGCATCGCGTTCCAGTTTTGCCGAGGCCTTCACACGTACCATGGGCGAGAGCCCCGCCAAATACGTGGCCAAGGTGAAGATGTTCCAGGCCCGGCAGTGGATCGCGCGCGAAGGCATGCGCATTGCGGTGGCGGCAAACCGGCTGGGCTATGACTCGGAAGCGTCGTTCAGCCGCGCCTTCAAGCGCATCCTCGGCCACCCACCCAGTTCTGCACGATTGGTTCGGGCACGCTAG
- a CDS encoding NADP(H)-dependent aldo-keto reductase — MEYRKLGRTDLEVSLIGLGTMTWGEQNSEAEAHAQLDYAVSRGINLIDTAEMYPVPPTAETQGRTEQYIGTWLAKRGRRDDVVIATKAAGPQRQPHQPRYLRGGEAKHDRKNLTQALHDSLTRLQTDYVDLYQLHWPDRSTNTFGRLGYPWIEHEETVAIEETLSVLADFVKAGKVRHIGVSNETPWGLSQFVKAAETQGLPRIVSIQNPYSLLNRTYEIGLSEFSHREEIGLLAYSPLAFGVLTGKYLDGARPAGSRLALFDRFVRYSKPQAEAAVRAYVDLARKHGLSPAQLALAFVNSRPFTASNLIGATNLDQLKENIDSVGVKLGEEILTELDAIHLNHPNPAP; from the coding sequence ATGGAATACCGCAAGCTAGGCCGGACCGATCTGGAAGTGAGCCTGATCGGCCTTGGCACCATGACCTGGGGCGAGCAGAACAGCGAAGCCGAAGCGCACGCGCAGCTCGACTACGCCGTCTCGCGCGGCATCAACCTGATCGACACCGCCGAGATGTACCCGGTGCCGCCGACAGCCGAAACACAGGGCCGCACCGAGCAATACATCGGCACCTGGCTCGCCAAGCGCGGCCGCCGCGACGACGTGGTGATCGCCACCAAGGCGGCCGGCCCGCAGCGCCAGCCGCACCAGCCGCGCTATCTGCGGGGTGGCGAAGCCAAGCATGACCGCAAGAACCTGACCCAGGCGCTGCACGACAGCCTTACCCGCCTGCAGACCGATTACGTCGACCTCTATCAATTGCACTGGCCGGACCGCAGCACCAACACCTTCGGCCGCCTGGGCTACCCGTGGATCGAGCACGAGGAGACGGTGGCGATCGAGGAAACGCTGTCGGTGCTGGCCGACTTCGTCAAGGCCGGCAAGGTGCGCCACATCGGCGTCTCCAACGAAACGCCGTGGGGTCTGTCGCAGTTCGTGAAGGCCGCAGAAACGCAGGGCCTGCCGCGCATCGTGTCGATCCAGAACCCGTACAGCCTGCTGAACCGCACCTACGAGATCGGGCTATCCGAATTCAGCCACCGAGAAGAGATCGGGCTACTGGCCTATTCGCCGCTGGCCTTCGGTGTGCTCACCGGCAAATACCTGGACGGCGCCCGTCCGGCCGGCTCGCGCCTGGCGCTGTTCGACCGCTTCGTGCGCTATTCCAAGCCGCAGGCGGAGGCCGCCGTGCGCGCCTATGTCGATCTCGCAAGAAAGCACGGCCTGTCGCCGGCACAACTGGCACTGGCCTTCGTCAACAGCCGTCCGTTCACCGCCAGCAACCTGATCGGCGCAACCAACCTCGACCAGCTCAAGGAAAACATCGACAGCGTCGGCGTGAAGCTGGGCGAAGAGATCCTGACCGAGCTCGACGCGATCCACCTCAACCACCCGAACCCGGCACCCTGA
- a CDS encoding sulfite exporter TauE/SafE family protein: protein MPNELLLILVGAAAAGFVQGLSGFAFGMVSMSLWVWWLEPRLIAVLVVFGSLTGQGIAALAERSRAPWSALAPYLLGGVIGIPLGVLLLPALDPNLFKLLLGLILTVWCPVMLLAGRMPRLQRGGRVADGLAGAAGGFMGGLGGLTAVIPTLWCTLRGLDKDEQRSIIQRFNLVTLGITMAAYLASGVIDNHTASLLPAVALALLLPHLLGARLYRHLSQQRFRQIVLALLSLSGLAMLLAAIAARVA from the coding sequence ATGCCCAATGAACTGTTGCTGATCCTGGTCGGTGCCGCCGCGGCGGGCTTCGTGCAGGGCCTGTCGGGCTTTGCCTTTGGCATGGTGTCGATGTCACTGTGGGTGTGGTGGCTGGAGCCGCGGCTGATCGCGGTGCTGGTGGTGTTCGGCTCGCTCACCGGCCAGGGCATCGCCGCCTTGGCCGAGCGTAGTCGCGCGCCCTGGTCCGCGCTCGCACCGTATCTGCTCGGCGGCGTGATCGGCATCCCGCTGGGCGTGCTGCTGCTGCCAGCGCTGGACCCGAACCTGTTCAAGCTGTTGCTCGGGCTGATCCTCACCGTGTGGTGCCCGGTGATGCTGCTGGCCGGGCGCATGCCGCGGCTGCAGCGTGGCGGCCGGGTGGCCGATGGGCTGGCCGGCGCCGCTGGTGGCTTCATGGGCGGGCTGGGCGGCCTCACCGCGGTGATCCCCACGCTATGGTGCACGCTGCGCGGCCTCGACAAGGATGAGCAGCGCAGCATCATCCAGCGTTTCAACCTGGTGACGCTTGGCATCACCATGGCGGCCTACCTCGCCAGCGGCGTGATCGATAACCACACCGCCTCGCTGCTGCCTGCCGTCGCGCTGGCCTTGCTGCTGCCGCATCTGTTGGGCGCGCGGCTGTACCGCCACCTGAGCCAGCAGCGCTTCCGCCAGATCGTGTTGGCGCTGCTCAGCCTTTCCGGCCTTGCCATGCTGCTGGCGGCCATCGCGGCGCGGGTAGCCTAG
- a CDS encoding GNAT family N-acetyltransferase: MHILTATSAHAEQIATLHAVSWASTYGSVLSADYLREVAPAERQTLWQQRFANPKANQRVLVAENDGHVAGFACCYVAEHPAWGHYLDNLHVAATHQGQGLGQGLLCSAARLCEQASPGLGMYLLVNQANSRAQRFYLSLGAQNEQASVWHAPDGSVVPTFVFRWPSAAALAALALP, encoded by the coding sequence ATGCACATCCTCACCGCCACCTCCGCCCACGCCGAACAGATCGCCACGCTGCATGCAGTCAGTTGGGCGAGCACCTATGGCAGCGTGTTGTCTGCGGACTATCTGCGCGAGGTTGCACCGGCAGAGCGACAAACGCTGTGGCAGCAGCGTTTTGCCAACCCGAAGGCCAATCAGCGGGTGCTGGTGGCAGAAAATGACGGCCACGTGGCGGGGTTCGCCTGCTGTTACGTGGCTGAACATCCGGCCTGGGGCCACTATCTGGATAACTTGCACGTAGCGGCTACGCACCAGGGCCAAGGGCTGGGGCAGGGCCTGCTGTGCAGCGCGGCGCGGCTTTGCGAGCAGGCCAGCCCTGGCCTGGGGATGTATCTGCTGGTCAACCAAGCCAATAGCCGGGCGCAGCGCTTTTACCTGAGCCTCGGCGCACAGAACGAACAGGCTTCGGTGTGGCACGCGCCCGATGGCTCCGTGGTGCCCACCTTCGTATTCCGCTGGCCGTCGGCCGCAGCATTGGCGGCGCTGGCCCTGCCCTGA